From Quercus robur chromosome 8, dhQueRobu3.1, whole genome shotgun sequence:
attacaaatatattttaatactgaatatattttcatttctaTAGTATCACTTGGTACCATATGCTTTCTACACCAATTTTTTTCAAGTTCAATCAGATTATATAACTATTCTCTAGTTGTTATGTAAAAGTATTTATAGAGGAAGATAAGAGATAATCATAACTTTAAATTACAAGGCAACTATCATTTAATTAAGTCTACTTGACCATGTATCTTCACAATTAAATTCTACTTCTCTAATATCGTGTACATATACATAAAAACTATTGAGTGGCTACATTATATCGCTCTTTATATTATTCATTATTCTCAAGTTCTTTATGTTCATTACTAGGACCTTTAGGTTCTGTTCCAAGCCTAGAAATGAGATGCATATAAAGTCAAAATAGCATAGAAAGATCACTAATGCCATAATATGTCAATTACATGTGCTATCAATGAAATATGATTAAAAGATCTATTGATTGAATTGCAAACCATTGAAAGAAGTCTCAAAATAGCTATACAGATTAAACAACATGGCTGGAAAGGATAGAATGTGAACATGGATCCCTTCCAAAAGATCAAATATAAACTGCAATCCAATTCAAAATAGGTTTACGTATTTTTATGCATGAACTGTCCAATTTTACATTATGTGTATAGCAATTGAAGTTGAAGCTACTTAAATCATGGAATTCCAACAAGGATACTTAAATATTGAATCACATAAAAAGAGATATGCACAGCCATGGCAAACAATTCCATGGAAGCATTACTTACACAAAACTAATATTAGAATCAGTTTTGGACCTGGGCTGAATATCAACTTGGCTCATTTTCTTTAGGTTTATCTCATAAGAATTCCCTCTATCTCTCTGCAAATTTCTGGTCGAAATAGGCAGCAAAGGAATCATTTTGGTGGCTGAAACAACATAGTTCCATGACAAAGTAGGAGGTGGAAATAAGGTAGCATGATGTGGCAAAGACAAGAGGGAGGTGGAGTGAACTAGGGCAGGTTATTGCATGAGAAAAGCAGGACTTGGCAGGAAGAATAGGAGGAGGTGTCGTGACTTGGAAGCTTACTACTTAATTGCAAATTAGTCCCCAAGTTACTGCTTAATGGAACCAAGTCcttattcattaaattttatGCAATGGCACCCTTATTTGCCTTCCACATAAATTATGTGTCCTCTTTTATTTCTAAATTTCCATTTACTTAAAATACTACTTGATTATCGTTAATGAAATGATATAGACATTCTTAATCATTAGTGTTGAAGGTGCAAGGTGCGGGATGTTACAATACCCAAGTCACCTAATTAGGAATGATAAAATTGGTTCATCCCATACTCCTTATGGACCATATCTAACAGGATTTCCGTAcccaaaaaagaggaaagaacaTCTATGATTTGATCTTATTTCATCCTGTTGTTATTCttactactatatatatatatatatatatatgtatgtatgtatatatatattattatcatacaaaataaattttgtgtATCTAAAGCTAGAAAACTAAAGTTAGAAAACTAACTTGAATTTCAATCAAACTTAGATCGAGCAATTTACATTTTagcttttatttaatttatttttgctcaTGTATAAGGTAGCTGGGAAACTAAATGCAgttgtgattttttgttgtcactttagatttattgttttataGTTAAACATTGCAtacaaatgtaaaatattatggTATATCTACCATAACTCATTATAAATTGGGTAATAGAGCAATCGAACTAGATAGTTGAGTCATAGAGAGACAGAAAACACTTGGCAAACTAGCTTCGATGAGAGTTGGGAAGTGCTGAGGTTTGGGATCTGGTGGAAGATTTAAGAACAACTTCAGACCAGAAGTTTTAAAATCAACAGCGAcaccaataaactaaaaaacCAACCAATCTGGTGTCTTCCGACATTGCTAGAGCCTAGCGCTCCTCCGTATGTTATTTAGGTCATACCTATTTAAAATTACCAGGTAGTACAATCAATAATGACACCAAGAATGCAAAAAATGAGAACTGATCCACTAAGCTTTTTTCAGCTAATCAACTCCAGTCAACAAATATTGCATAACTCAAGTATAAAAAGTCAATTCATAAATAATACACTAGACAGgataaaaaaacattaaaagtttTATTCAGAACACAACACTGTTATTCTAAATAGTAATCTGAATTTTCCACAGCAAAACAAGAAGCACAGATGAAGCAACGCATCTCTAAAGAGAACATATAAACAAATCCCCAAATCAGAAAATGATGTCCTCATCCTTCCCGGCAGCTGCAGATAACATGTTGTGAGCTGCATTCATTGATATCCCTTTCTGCAAAGACATCTTCTCTGCAACCTGATCCTCAGCAAACCCCTTGGCAGACGCACGCTGTTTCTCAATTGCCTTCTTCTTATAACCTTGTATCTTCTTTAACCTGAAGAAATCCTCCCTTTCCAGCTCATCCAACTCCCCTTTAATGTAAGTTATGGTGTTCTCTATCCTTGGCTTCACAACATTCTCTAGAGCATTAACTCTACGATTAGTGGTCTTGATTGCCTCATCAAGTGTTAAGAATGATGTCTGCAGTGAGGCAAGCTCAACAAGAACCTCAATTGTCTTCACATAAGCAGCACGACAAATCTGAACCTGCTGTCCACCTCTAGCCAATCCAGTTAGGTCATTCTTGGTCTCACCCTCAGTAAAGTACTCAAACTTTGGGAGCCTCACACCAGCAATATTTTCTTGCTTTGATCGAACTTTAAGAGATGCATTTTGGACATTCTCAAGGACAATGTGCTTGATGTTCTCTCCAGCAACATATTTGGCTTCAGTTAGTGCAAATGAGGAGGTCTTCATGACCTCTCCCATTGATTCTTTTGTGGAGACAATCTTTTTAAGAATCTGTCGGAACTGCATAGTTAAAGCATCACTCTTCTTCTTGAGAAGAGCATGACCTCTTGTAGCACCAACAAGGCGAGCTTTCATGGCCCCAAGCATTGTTACAGTGGGAACTACATTCAAGCGCTGGCTTTGGCCGGACATCTTTCCAAATATCTATGCCTAAGATATAAACAGAATAAACATTCAAAGACAATAAAATTGATGAGTGCATCAAGGAATAGAAGATAtgcaaggaaaataaaaataaaatttcacaactcTTACAGTTTATTATAGTGATAACATTAATGCTAATCAAAAGAGATTCAATTTCTATTCATTCATAAGGAAGCTGCCAAAAATAAGAACTAGAATCAATGTCTATGCTAAAGTGTTACAGAACCCAATTTCAACAACAGATGTATTTGCAAAGCAGGAATTCAATATCACATAATTTGCAAGATGAGTGATGCCAGTTTccaaagaatgagagagaaaataatttgaTGAAGCAGCAGTAACATTATTCATGACACAGTTGACAAAACCACCATAGCAtgtttggatgagcttatttttcattggcttatttgttttaaaaattagtgtAAAGTACAGGTTTGTACCTAGAAAAAGTAAGGCCCTAAAAAGCTGTACATAAGTTGATGGTGAAAATATGCAAGCATTTTAAGCTAAAACAGACCctagtaaaaatattttcattataaaCTGCACAGATACAACAGATGATCAACTAAATTTAGATTCTTGAACATACAATACAAGTATGTACATTACAATCACTAGCACAGACATCGATTGGCTGAGAATCCAATATAAACACAAATTCACAGCATCAGATGCCAATATCAAACTCATTACAAAGAACCCACAATTAACAAATTCCATAAACATACAATCCACTCTGCAAACTGATCTAAAGAACACAATCTCAAGCATCAACTATCTTAAACCAATCAAATCCATAAAAATCAATAACCCACTAATAATTAATCTAATTGAGGGAAATGATCTTAAATTAAAGATTAAGAGCAAAATTACAAAAGACAGTAATCTAAATGATTAAAATGGGTatctcaatttattttccagtttttctattttgaaaaatctcaaTTGACTTGTTGCTcaaaaagacaagaaaagaaaacggtacaaaaattataaatctctatttttcatcattattttgataagtaataagattatataaatccaaaaaaaaaaaaaaaaaaaaaaagagtcaccCAAGTATATAGGAAATATACTAGAGTAAGcaatcaattacaaaaaaaaattgcataaatctaataaatcaacaatagaaaataaagaagggTTCCTCTTGGCTGACAGCCAATCCAATAAGGTTCTTAAAAAGAACAACTTAAGATCAGGCATATAACTTTCGGTGTCTTCAAAACTCCTGCTTTCCTTTCCCTCCAGatgcaccacatcaagcaaTGGAGGATATAGAAAACACACCAAACATTAATAAAATCAAAGTATTGTTAACCATAAAATCCAAAACTTGGTTTTCTTTCCCTATTTTCCAGCcctttctcggcaaccaaacaggaAGAAGTGACTGATGGTAGACAAGAGCTCAACTTAGGTAAATTGGGGGTTTCTGTGAAGTACAGAGGCAATGAGCTTCAATCATTAGGTTTTTTTGGAGATGGACTTGGGTGGGGGGGACCTTCTAAAGTTCCTTCTGCATTATCTCTATATCCAATTCCACTTCTTACTCTACTCTGTGTGTTTGGTttggctttttttctttttttcatttcagcaTATTTTCTCATgtacagctttttaaacctcaccttttttttaatgacatggaACCTCACCGAGGTAGGGTCCTTTAGACCCACCCCTACGGAGTAAATCACGGATACACGACCCcacctaccaaaaaaaaacaacactttTTTTCTAGAATGACAATACTTTTGCCCACTTGAGAAAAcaagaaaatccaaaccaaCACATACCAGCAGCATAGAGTACTACAAAATTTCCtatataaacttaaaagaaatcgGAAGCCATAAGTTACAAAACTTAAAGACCATACAACAGAATTCAGATAATGTACTCACAATGAATTGAGTATTAAACTTATGGAGGAATACACTCAAGATAATTCACTCAAGAGAAGAATCATTTATGGAGGAAATTGGTGGGAGAAAAATATGGAGTGTTCGTGGGGAAATAGTCTTCACAGCCTGTTCAGCACTCAAATGGTTTGGAATTTGGAAGGCAATTAGATTCCTGTCTCCCTATCCACACACCAAGCACCATACCAAACCCTTATACTTCTatcatccttttttttaatataaatataatattatccATAGTAACTTtgataattcttttttcttttttttggataggggAGAGGGGAGGTGAGTCAAACCCATGACACAGGAAAAAACATTATACTTCTACCCTCTATAAAGTTTTGGTATGATGCTTGGTGTGCAGAAAAGGACCTAGCAACTTTATTTCTTGGGCTATTTCAGTTAGTTGTTAATAAAGATGCTATAATCTTGGATTACACAAATAATGGAAGAGTTCCCTGGTAACCTATGTTTGTAGGTCAGCCCAAGATTGGGAGAAGgaaatgtttgaaatttttttcaattgctTTATTTAGTCTGATCTAAGTGGTAATGGAGGATAAGGTGCTTTGGCGACTTAATACAAAATGGGTGTTTCAATGTTAGATCTTATGATGAGGTGTTGGTGCTGCCTACACGGACTTTTGTTGGAAGGCAGTTTTGGAGGGTAAAAATCCTACAAAGGtaggtttttgttgttgttgttgttgttgttttgcgTGTATTGCATCATAGGGGAAAATTCTTACAATATACAATCTTATCAGAAGAGGTATGGTGTTGGCAAACATGTGGTTTTGTGTAAAACTACTGAAGAAAATGTGGATCATTTgctattgcattttttttttttgataggtaataagaattttattgataagaaaaGTACAAGGTGTCTACGATAGTAAACTCACTGCACTTGAATCAAACTATTGCATTGTCCAGTAGCATCagaattatgtttttaattttttttagctttttgaaGAGATGGGTGATGCTGAAGACAGTGAAGAATTGCTTCATtgtttacttatcaaaaaaaaaaaaaaaaggaattgctTCATTGTTGGCAGCTAAGTTCCCAAGACTTTCTAAAACAGAGTTTGGAATGATGCACCTTCATGTTCAACGTTCATGTATGGAGGAAGAGTAATAGGA
This genomic window contains:
- the LOC126696224 gene encoding V-type proton ATPase subunit D, coding for MSGQSQRLNVVPTVTMLGAMKARLVGATRGHALLKKKSDALTMQFRQILKKIVSTKESMGEVMKTSSFALTEAKYVAGENIKHIVLENVQNASLKVRSKQENIAGVRLPKFEYFTEGETKNDLTGLARGGQQVQICRAAYVKTIEVLVELASLQTSFLTLDEAIKTTNRRVNALENVVKPRIENTITYIKGELDELEREDFFRLKKIQGYKKKAIEKQRASAKGFAEDQVAEKMSLQKGISMNAAHNMLSAAAGKDEDIIF